One Sodalis praecaptivus DNA segment encodes these proteins:
- a CDS encoding ABC transporter ATP-binding protein yields the protein MGRLVLQGVGKAFHALNVVRDIDLTIDDGEFVVIVGPSGSGKSTLLRMIAGLEDISTGEMVLDGKLMNDVLPQARSIGMVFQSYALYPHMTVAENMAYGLKLAGRDKLEIERRVNDAAQMLQLTPFLARKPAALSGGQRQRVAIGRALIKEPALFLFDEPLSNLDAALRVDMRVQIARLHQKLRATMIYVTHDQVEAMTLADRIVMMSAGEIAQVGTPLALYHAPATLAVATFIGSPRMNILPVVIEAADADATRVRLPGGAVLNVAVDGRHAAAGETALLGVRPEDILPDADADAVLPATRVLRENLGHETLAYYQIDGLDETLTQRIPGDAALTPAGRVMLGLSGQRCHLFAANGNAYPRRHGPQAG from the coding sequence ATGGGTCGTTTAGTATTACAGGGCGTGGGAAAAGCATTTCACGCCCTGAACGTAGTACGGGATATTGATCTTACCATTGACGATGGCGAATTTGTGGTGATTGTCGGCCCGTCCGGCAGCGGCAAATCGACTTTATTGCGCATGATCGCCGGCTTGGAAGATATCAGCACCGGCGAAATGGTGCTTGACGGTAAGCTAATGAATGATGTGCTGCCCCAGGCGCGTAGTATCGGTATGGTTTTCCAATCTTACGCCCTTTACCCGCATATGACGGTGGCGGAGAATATGGCTTACGGACTGAAGCTGGCCGGCCGAGACAAATTAGAAATTGAACGTCGGGTTAACGACGCGGCGCAGATGTTACAGCTGACCCCTTTCCTGGCGCGCAAACCCGCCGCGCTTTCCGGCGGCCAGCGGCAGAGAGTGGCCATCGGCCGTGCGCTTATCAAAGAGCCCGCGTTATTTTTATTCGATGAACCGCTGTCCAATCTCGATGCAGCCCTGCGCGTGGACATGCGCGTACAAATCGCCCGGTTGCATCAGAAACTGCGCGCCACCATGATTTACGTCACTCACGATCAAGTTGAAGCCATGACCTTGGCGGACAGAATTGTCATGATGTCGGCCGGCGAAATTGCCCAGGTGGGCACGCCGCTGGCATTGTATCACGCGCCTGCCACGCTGGCGGTGGCCACGTTTATCGGATCGCCGCGTATGAATATCCTGCCTGTGGTGATTGAAGCGGCAGACGCGGACGCTACCCGGGTACGGCTGCCGGGCGGGGCGGTGTTAAACGTGGCGGTTGACGGCCGTCATGCGGCGGCGGGGGAGACAGCGCTGCTGGGTGTGCGTCCAGAGGATATCCTGCCCGACGCGGATGCGGATGCGGTGCTGCCGGCTACGCGGGTGCTGCGCGAAAACCTCGGCCACGAGACCCTGGCCTATTATCAGATAGACGGGCTTGATGAGACGCTCACGCAGCGTATTCCCGGCGACGCGGCGCTGACGCCCGCAGGCCGCGTTATGTTGGGGCTCAGCGGCCAACGCTGCCATCTGTTCGCGGCCAACGGCAATGCCTATCCGCGCCGTCACGGCCCGCAAGCAGGATAA